One window of the Cytophagia bacterium CHB2 genome contains the following:
- a CDS encoding O-methyltransferase yields the protein MMDLIHPDINQYLDALLPERHVKLLEMEKLAAERNFPIVG from the coding sequence ATGATGGACCTTATCCACCCCGACATCAACCAGTACCTCGATGCGCTGCTGCCCGAGCGCCATGTCAAATTGCTGGAAATGGAAAAACTCGCTGCCGAGCGCAATTTTCCCATCGTTGG